TGCTGCATTTACTGGGTAGGATTCGCTTTTCGAAATCCTCCAGGGACACAGCCCATTGCGAGAAGTGAGGTATACTTAAGTTGTGGGTCCAATCAGCTTGCAGCCATGCAGCTCTCAGCACAGTTGGAAAAGCTCCAGCTGCCCTGACTGGTGGACAAGCTGTGCCCCGCCCGCCACTCCAGGCTATGCTGGACAGGCGGGCGGGGCAGGGGGCGGGGCTGGGCGGGCACACAGCAGGAGCAGcaagcagcagtagcagcagtagcacATTGGGTCACGGGTACTTCTCTAAGGGTGGGTCCTGGGTCTCTCACCGCAGGTGTTCAGGTACTCCCTGCAGAAGCTGGCGCACACGGTGTCCCGGACCGGGCGGCAGGTGCTGGGGGAGCGCAGGCACCGAGCCCCCAACTGAGGCcccatctcccagccctgggcGGCCGTGTCATCAGGTGCTCCTGTGCTTCTCGACCAGCATGGGAGCCAATGCCGCGCAGGAATGGGGGGTCCCCTGTGCTCCCTCGTCAGAGGAGCACTTGCCAAGGTCAGTGAGGGGCCGGTAGGTCCCCAGAAAAGCAGCACCGACAATGATGAAGACATCAGTTCCtttcccagccccctcccccctttgcccCTGTCCCATGGCCGGCgggtgggagaggatgggggaagaggggagCAACCCTCGAGATATGGGCGTAGGCACCACATTCTGATCTGGACCAAGTTGGAACAGCACCATCTCAGCCGCACAAGATCCTACCATGGAGAGCTAACACCCCACCAACCAGCAGAATGGACATTCTGACATC
This Rattus norvegicus strain BN/NHsdMcwi chromosome 3, GRCr8, whole genome shotgun sequence DNA region includes the following protein-coding sequences:
- the Nnat gene encoding neuronatin isoform 3 (isoform 3 is encoded by transcript variant 3), whose protein sequence is MAAVAAASAELLIIGWYIFRVLLQVFLECCIYWVFRYSLQKLAHTVSRTGRQVLGERRHRAPN
- the Nnat gene encoding neuronatin isoform alpha (isoform alpha is encoded by transcript variant 1) is translated as MAAVAAASAELLIIGWYIFRVLLQVFLECCIYWVGFAFRNPPGTQPIARSEVFRYSLQKLAHTVSRTGRQVLGERRHRAPN
- the Nnat gene encoding neuronatin isoform X2, whose protein sequence is MAAVAAASAELLIIGWYIFRVLLQVFLECCIYWVGFAFRNPPGTQPIARSVQVLPAEAGAHGVPDRAAGAGGAQAPSPQLRPHLPALGGRVIRCSCASRPAWEPMPRRNGGSPVLPRQRSTCQGQ
- the Nnat gene encoding neuronatin isoform beta (isoform beta is encoded by transcript variant 2), coding for MAAVAAASAELLIIGWYIFRVLLQVFRYSLQKLAHTVSRTGRQVLGERRHRAPN
- the Nnat gene encoding neuronatin isoform X1, coding for MAAVAAASAELLIIGWYIFRVLLQTLSPVRPRPAGNKDSGVRRSPAADDRDQRGVQVLPAEAGAHGVPDRAAGAGGAQAPSPQLRPHLPALGGRVIRCSCASRPAWEPMPRRNGGSPVLPRQRSTCQGQ